One window of Paroedura picta isolate Pp20150507F chromosome 2, Ppicta_v3.0, whole genome shotgun sequence genomic DNA carries:
- the ACP2 gene encoding lysosomal acid phosphatase, with the protein MLTITQARLWNGEHRCNWKKAMEDRRKRRRCIAVPFPLLLGLIIGLASPLAQGRNLRFVTLLYRHGDRSPVKAYPQDPYQESAWPQGFGQLSQEGMRQHWDLGQALRRRYDGFLNASYNRQEIFIRSTDFDRTLMSAEANLAGLYPPEGQQVFNPNVSWQPIPVHTVPGSVERLLKFPLTPCPRYEQLQNETRQTAEYINKTVENMEFLKMVAQKTGIQDISLETVWSVYDTLFCEKTHQLPLPSWVTPDVLTQLQQLKDFSFQFLFGIYRRVEKARLQGGVLLSQIRKNLSLAANTSAHQHLKMLAYSCHDTTLGALQMALDVYNGRQAPYAACHMFELHQEDDGKFTVEMYFWNESGHQPYPLQLPNCEHHCPLMKFLQLTDPVIAQSWEQECQIASTMKDTELIVGLAVCGSILFLLTVLLLTVLFRVKAKPPGYRHVSNEGEEQP; encoded by the exons ATGCTCACTATTACCCAGGCACGGCTGTGGAATGGGGAACATCGCTGCAATTGGAAGAAAGCCATGGAGGATAGAAGGAAGCGCCGGAGATGTATAGCTGTTCCTTTTCCATTGCTGTTGGGTCTCATCATTGGGCTGGCCTCGCCACTTGCCCAGGGTCGGAATCTACGCTTTGTCACCTTG TTATATCGTCATGGTGATCGTTCTCCAGTGAAGGCATATCCCCAAGATCCCTATCAGGAAAGTGCTTGGCCACAGGGATTTGGACAACTTTCTCAG GAAGGGATGCGGCAACACTGGGATCTGGGCCAAGCCCTGCGAAGGCGCTATGATGGATTCCTCAATGCTTCATACAATAGACAGGAG ATCTTCATCCGTAGTACAGATTTTGATCGGACCCTGATGAGTGCTGAGGCCAATCTGGCAGGACTGTATCCCCCAGAAGGTCAACAGGTGTTCAATCCCAATGTTTCTTGGCAGCCCATCCCTGTCCACACAGTACCTGGCTCTGTGGAACGG CTCCTGAAGTTTCCATTAACCCCCTGTCCTCGTTATGAACAGCTGCAAAATGAAACCCGGCAAACAGCAGagtacataaataaaacagttgAGAATATG GAATTCCTGAAGATGGTAGCGCAAAAGACAGGAATCCAGGACATTTCTCTTGAGACTGTGTGGAGCGTGTATGATACACTATTTTGTGAA AAAACACACCAGTTGCCCCTTCCATCGTGGGTGACTCCTGATGTGCTCACTCAGCTACAGCAGCTGAAAGATTTCAGCTTTCAGTTTCTTTTTGGGATCTACAGACGGGTGGAAAAAGCTCGCCTGCAGGGTG GGGTCCTTCTCTCTCAAATAAGGAAAAACCTTAGTCTAGCCGCAAACACCTCTGCACACCAACACCTTAAAATGCTTGCATACTCATGT cACGACACCACTCTTGGAGCCCTGCAGATGGCTCTGGATGTTTACAATGGGAGGCAAGCACCTTATGCTGCATGTCATATGTTTGAGCTGCACCAAGAGGATGATGG CAAATTTACAGTGGAAATGTACTTTTGGAATGAAAGTGGGCATCAGCCTTATCCACTGCAGTTACCCAACTGTGAACACCATTGCCCATTGATGAAATTCCTGCAGCTCACAGACCCAGTTATTGCTCAGAGCTGGGAACAGGAGTGTCAGATAGCAAGCACTATGAAAGACACAG AACTTATTGTGGGTTTGGCTGTCTGTGGATCTATCCTCTTCCTGCTCACCGTGCTCCTCCTGACAGTACTCTTCCGTGTGAAGGCAAAGCCACCCGGCTACCGGCACGTTTCCAATGAAGGAGAGGAACAACCTTGA